The proteins below come from a single Rosa rugosa chromosome 2, drRosRugo1.1, whole genome shotgun sequence genomic window:
- the LOC133730372 gene encoding uncharacterized protein LOC133730372, whose amino-acid sequence MSLISWNVRGLGNPNTFNALKKLLRAQDPDFVFLMETKKKKKVMERLCSKLGYANCRVVERTGQQGGGLVFFWRDTMSVKVIDATLGFIDVMVLIDGKQVRLTGFYGSPETGERHHSWEALRRLSQLYPHVAWFVFGDFNEIRKLEEKTGGRLRPISQMDSFNQAINDCFLQELEFTGPMFTWSNGTVNERLDRSFMNNEAFAVFPRVHEFHLEVGASDHLPLVLDILGAGLPKKSGGRRRFLFERFWVKEERCGEIVKEVWEDQATVASNLMATFNKCAAELSKWNRVVIGHVPRKIAVLKASLQQFPIDVQSDNDRHQRFYGTHLMYALNDMFSIFI is encoded by the exons ATGAGTCTTATCAGTTGGAATGTGCGCGGGCTTGGGAACCCGAACACATTCAATGCTCTTAAGAAGTTATTAAGGGCTCAAGATCCTGACTTTGTGTTCCTTATggagacaaagaagaagaagaaggtgatgGAAAGATTATGTAGTAAGCTGGGGTATGCTAATTGTAGAGTAGTGGAACGAACAGGGCAACAAGGCGGtggtttggttttcttttggaGGGATACTATGAGTGTGAAGGTGATTGATGCAACATTAGGTTTCATTGATGTGATGGTGTTAATTGATGGCAAACAGGTGAGACTTACTGGGTTCTACGGGAGCCCGGAAACCGGGGAGAGACACCATTCTTGGGAAGCATTACGACGTTTGTCCCAGTTATATCCTCATGTTGCATGGTTCGTGTTCGGAGACTTTAATGAGATACGTAAGTTGGAAGAGAAAACTGGAGGCAGACTAAGACCGATCTCTCAAATGGACAGCTTCAATCAGGCTATTAATGATTGCTTCTTACAGGAACTGGAGTTCACGGGCCCCATGTTCACCTGGAGTAATGGTACGGTTAATGAAAGGCTGGATAGGAGTTTCATGAATAATGAAGCTTTTGCTGTTTTTCCAAGAGTTCACGAATTTCACTTAGAGGTTGGAGCCAGTGATCATTTGCCGTTAGTCCTTGATATTTTAGGAGCTGGTCTTCCAAAGAAATCTGGGGGTAGGCGACGTTTCCTATTTGAGAGATTTTGGGTTAAGGAAGAAAGATGTGGTGAAATTGTGAAGGAAGTATGGGAGGATCAAGCCACGGTGGCCAGTAATCTTATGGCTACATTTAATAAATGTGCGGCGGAGTTGTCTAAGTGGAATAGAGTGGTAATCGGGCATGTACCTAGGAAAATTGCTGTACTGAAAGCCTCCCTTCAGCAGTTTCCAATTGATGTGCAGAGTGACAATGATCGACATCAGC gattttacggcacacatttgATGTATGCCTTAAATGACATGTTTtcaatatttatttaa